The following coding sequences lie in one Candidatus Nitrospira allomarina genomic window:
- the gltX gene encoding glutamate--tRNA ligase, producing MSEVRVRFAPSPTGFLHIGGVRTALFNWLFARHEGGTFILRIEDTDRDRSTDDAIQVILDGLKWTGLNWDEGPFRQTDRLELYRDRAMELLKRKLAYWCVCTPEELDTRRKEAQAKGESIKYDGRCRHRGISDPAEPAALRFLTPQEGQTVVNDLIKGQIVFDNTVMDDLIILRSNGYPTYNFSVVVDDGLMNISHVIRGDDHVNNTPRQVPLFSALGFPVPQFAHLPMILGSDKTRLSKRHGATSVLAYKEMGYLPEALINYLVRLGWSHGDQEIFSIQEMVEFFDFKQVQASAAVFNPEKLRWVNAQYIRNSDPKEVADALLPFLQNAGYDQAALSRIPGGAEALIPPLRERSETLLDIVQGAVPYLAEPMTMEEEAANKHLTQTIAPILKEFADQVEVFEDFSKETLERILHSLIERHGLKMGKVAQPLRVALTGRTVSPGIYEVMALLGKERSLQRIRAGVERAITGNNQPS from the coding sequence ATGAGTGAGGTTCGAGTTCGTTTTGCGCCAAGTCCGACTGGATTCCTCCATATTGGTGGTGTGCGGACAGCGTTGTTTAATTGGTTATTTGCGCGCCATGAGGGTGGAACCTTTATCCTCCGTATTGAGGACACCGATCGGGACCGGTCCACGGATGATGCTATTCAGGTCATTCTGGATGGCTTGAAATGGACCGGATTGAATTGGGATGAGGGGCCTTTCCGCCAAACCGACCGCTTAGAGTTGTATCGCGACCGGGCGATGGAACTCTTGAAGCGAAAGCTGGCCTACTGGTGCGTCTGTACGCCTGAGGAATTAGACACAAGACGAAAAGAAGCTCAGGCTAAGGGCGAATCCATCAAATATGATGGGCGGTGTCGACATCGAGGCATTTCCGACCCTGCCGAACCGGCGGCTCTTCGCTTTCTAACCCCGCAGGAAGGGCAGACAGTCGTCAATGATCTCATTAAAGGCCAGATTGTGTTTGATAACACAGTCATGGACGACCTCATCATCCTCAGGTCCAATGGCTATCCTACCTATAATTTTTCGGTGGTGGTGGATGACGGACTTATGAACATTTCCCATGTCATTCGCGGGGATGATCATGTCAACAACACCCCGCGACAGGTCCCGCTCTTTTCAGCTCTGGGGTTTCCGGTGCCTCAGTTTGCTCACCTGCCCATGATTCTGGGGTCTGATAAAACGCGTCTATCCAAACGTCATGGAGCCACATCGGTGTTGGCCTATAAAGAGATGGGGTATCTGCCGGAAGCGCTCATCAATTATCTGGTCCGTCTGGGATGGTCCCATGGAGATCAGGAAATTTTCTCAATTCAGGAAATGGTCGAGTTTTTCGATTTTAAGCAGGTACAGGCCTCAGCAGCCGTCTTTAATCCTGAAAAATTACGCTGGGTCAATGCGCAGTACATTAGAAACAGTGACCCTAAAGAGGTGGCCGACGCTCTCTTGCCTTTTTTGCAAAACGCAGGCTATGACCAGGCTGCCTTGTCTAGAATTCCTGGAGGAGCAGAGGCCTTGATCCCGCCCTTGCGAGAGCGATCGGAGACGCTATTGGATATTGTGCAAGGGGCTGTACCCTATCTGGCAGAGCCCATGACGATGGAGGAAGAGGCTGCGAACAAACATCTCACCCAAACGATCGCTCCGATTCTCAAGGAATTTGCCGATCAGGTGGAGGTCTTTGAGGACTTTTCCAAGGAAACTCTGGAGCGCATCCTCCATAGCCTTATCGAGCGTCATGGGCTCAAAATGGGTAAAGTGGCTCAACCGTTACGCGTGGCGTTGACAGGCCGGACAGTCAGCCCCGGCATTTATGAGGTGATGGCGCTGTTAGGAAAAGAGCGGTCACTTCAACGCATCCGTGCCGGGGTTGAGCGAGCCATCACTGGCAATAACCAGCCTTCCTGA
- a CDS encoding SpoIID/LytB domain-containing protein — protein sequence MACVTRRLGLGLLLVSWVMLYSPVIWANEPVIRVGLAQAAQVLSIQSADSFSLLLPSGKRFHASGQVTIRRQGAGLLLNDRVVTEASLRVEGSTGTYQVRVETKNGKAALGNSRPEWVVRGPLEIRLDPSGLTLINWVDLESYVAGVVSGEVGAKWPLEALKAQAVAARTYVLYKKVENQLQSFDVVAGVQDQVYHGHSVQAESVLQAVAATRGQVVTYENRPIFAAYSSTAAGPTEDALYVWALDLPYLKGVDCPFDEQAPRYDWRTSFTFDFLEQQLLKEGYDVGNIATFTPYTFTPSGRVDRVRLLHSRGEIILRGQDLRRVVGYSKIFSTQFSIESLGQEVVVVGHGAGHAVGMCQWGMREMAELGYDYQSIIRHYYPHTILLPIDRVLLTAID from the coding sequence ATGGCATGTGTGACACGTCGCTTAGGCCTAGGTCTACTCCTTGTGAGTTGGGTGATGTTGTATTCTCCGGTCATTTGGGCGAATGAACCGGTTATTCGCGTGGGTCTTGCCCAGGCTGCCCAGGTTCTTTCCATTCAATCTGCGGATTCGTTTTCCCTCCTTCTGCCTTCCGGAAAAAGATTTCATGCTTCAGGTCAAGTGACTATTCGAAGGCAAGGCGCTGGTCTTCTTCTCAATGACCGTGTCGTGACTGAGGCGAGTCTGCGGGTTGAAGGATCCACAGGCACCTATCAGGTACGAGTGGAGACGAAGAACGGAAAGGCTGCCCTCGGCAATTCACGGCCAGAATGGGTGGTTCGCGGCCCGCTTGAAATTCGATTGGACCCATCCGGATTAACCTTGATTAATTGGGTTGATCTTGAATCCTATGTCGCAGGCGTAGTTTCGGGTGAAGTCGGGGCCAAGTGGCCCTTGGAGGCCCTGAAAGCCCAAGCTGTTGCTGCCAGAACCTATGTGTTGTACAAAAAAGTTGAAAACCAATTGCAATCCTTCGATGTAGTCGCCGGCGTGCAAGATCAAGTCTATCATGGCCATTCCGTACAAGCTGAATCTGTGCTTCAGGCCGTTGCAGCCACCAGGGGCCAAGTAGTGACGTATGAAAATCGCCCCATCTTTGCAGCCTATTCGTCAACAGCGGCTGGTCCCACCGAAGATGCATTGTATGTGTGGGCATTGGATCTTCCCTATCTTAAAGGTGTTGACTGCCCGTTTGACGAGCAAGCTCCACGATATGATTGGCGGACATCATTTACATTCGACTTTCTTGAGCAGCAACTGCTCAAAGAAGGATATGACGTTGGCAACATCGCGACCTTTACGCCCTATACCTTTACCCCATCGGGTCGTGTTGATCGTGTGCGCCTGCTCCATTCTCGCGGAGAAATTATTCTGCGTGGGCAAGACTTGCGACGAGTGGTGGGATACTCAAAAATTTTCAGCACCCAATTTTCCATCGAATCATTGGGTCAGGAAGTGGTCGTGGTGGGTCATGGGGCGGGACATGCCGTAGGGATGTGTCAGTGGGGTATGCGCGAGATGGCCGAGTTGGGGTATGACTACCAATCGATTATTCGACATTATTATCCACACACGATACTTCTTCCTATCGACCGTGTGCTCCTCACTGCTATTGACTAA
- a CDS encoding NHL domain-containing protein produces MIGQGRSGEILTIAGTGEPGYEGDGQPGTQAVLNEPKNVCFDAEGNLLIADSENHVIRRLRHSTGVIETIAGCMILRRVGGDNPQSSTSSPTSHVEEEIDPLADVDEIPGQAYSQTPDLSGTVRYIVGQGMAKDRFAGDGALATRAQLNFPSAVAVDAAGNLFIADTWNHRIRRVDSKTGMIQTVAGTGQAKWTGDGGPGTSASLNEPVALVVDGTRLYIADQSNNRIRMLDLESGVITTIAGTGESGYTGDGMPAIESALAGPSGLALDRHGNLYIADTFNGRIRILDHRTGILSTVAGDGAEFRYERGANEQSQALARPYGIAITPQGHVLITDSDHHLIRKWDAVKKEMTLVAGNGQSTWAGDGGPSSDSSLSFPFGVAVDALGNIAIADTFNHRIRYIPV; encoded by the coding sequence ATGATTGGTCAAGGACGGAGTGGGGAAATTCTTACGATAGCGGGAACCGGGGAGCCCGGATATGAGGGCGACGGACAGCCGGGAACTCAAGCGGTTCTGAATGAACCCAAAAATGTGTGCTTTGACGCTGAAGGTAACCTTCTGATCGCCGATTCTGAAAATCATGTCATTCGCCGTTTGCGACATTCCACCGGTGTTATCGAAACGATAGCCGGGTGCATGATCCTGCGACGTGTTGGAGGAGACAATCCACAGTCTTCGACATCATCTCCAACTTCTCACGTCGAGGAGGAGATTGATCCTCTTGCGGATGTGGATGAGATTCCGGGCCAGGCCTACTCTCAAACGCCTGATTTGAGTGGAACGGTGCGATACATAGTTGGACAGGGGATGGCCAAAGATCGGTTTGCGGGAGATGGAGCCCTGGCCACAAGAGCACAATTAAATTTTCCCTCTGCCGTCGCCGTTGATGCGGCAGGCAATCTCTTTATTGCCGACACGTGGAACCATCGCATTCGGCGTGTAGATTCTAAAACGGGGATGATCCAGACCGTGGCCGGGACCGGCCAGGCAAAGTGGACAGGGGACGGCGGTCCCGGAACTTCCGCTTCCTTGAATGAACCGGTGGCATTAGTCGTGGATGGTACGCGACTCTATATTGCCGATCAGAGTAATAATCGCATCCGTATGCTGGATTTGGAATCGGGTGTCATTACAACCATCGCAGGAACCGGAGAGTCCGGATATACCGGGGATGGTATGCCTGCGATTGAGTCGGCGCTTGCGGGACCAAGCGGGTTGGCACTTGATCGCCATGGAAATCTCTATATTGCCGATACCTTTAATGGCCGTATTCGAATACTTGACCACCGCACGGGGATTTTGTCCACGGTGGCGGGGGATGGTGCCGAGTTTCGCTACGAGCGTGGGGCGAACGAACAATCTCAGGCGTTGGCCAGGCCTTATGGCATCGCGATAACACCACAAGGCCATGTGCTTATCACGGATTCCGATCATCACCTAATCCGGAAGTGGGATGCCGTCAAAAAAGAAATGACTCTGGTCGCGGGCAATGGCCAATCGACATGGGCTGGTGATGGAGGCCCGTCTTCGGATAGTAGCCTCAGTTTTCCGTTTGGTGTGGCGGTTGACGCCTTGGGCAATATTGCCATTGCCGATACCTTTAATCACCGCATCCGCTATATTCCTGTCTAA
- a CDS encoding SurA N-terminal domain-containing protein produces the protein MIRIIREGSPWVIKAVILLIAVTFVIGMGWYGYESTQGNAVATVGPYKVTKDEYLRTKQGYFRFYRDQLKQEDVKEETIKQLALEGLITTKSWQLLADEMNLAVSAQELHDAIVNQKDFQKDGVFDTEYYQRLLAANRMKPHQYEEQRRNELLAEKARLLVSEATTLTPTEMKEVKELADRQTLDGAEPDLNVLEQIRFQFLMQKKQRAMQAVQTALRARGDVTIHEELL, from the coding sequence ATGATTCGAATTATCCGCGAGGGTTCGCCGTGGGTTATCAAGGCGGTTATTCTGCTCATTGCTGTCACCTTTGTCATCGGCATGGGTTGGTATGGGTACGAGTCCACTCAAGGCAACGCGGTCGCAACGGTCGGTCCCTATAAAGTCACCAAGGATGAATATCTCAGGACGAAGCAAGGCTATTTCCGATTTTATCGCGACCAACTCAAACAAGAAGACGTAAAAGAAGAAACCATTAAGCAACTCGCCCTCGAGGGATTGATCACCACAAAATCCTGGCAATTACTGGCGGATGAAATGAATTTAGCCGTCTCAGCTCAAGAACTCCACGATGCGATTGTGAACCAAAAAGACTTCCAAAAAGATGGCGTCTTCGATACAGAATATTACCAGCGGCTCCTAGCGGCCAACCGGATGAAACCTCATCAATATGAGGAGCAACGCCGGAACGAATTGCTGGCGGAAAAGGCGAGACTCCTTGTCTCTGAAGCCACAACACTCACCCCGACGGAAATGAAAGAAGTCAAAGAACTCGCTGACCGACAAACGCTTGATGGGGCCGAACCTGACCTCAACGTCTTAGAACAGATTCGCTTTCAATTCCTCATGCAAAAGAAACAACGAGCCATGCAGGCCGTCCAGACAGCTCTTCGAGCTCGCGGAGACGTTACGATTCACGAGGAACTGCTGTAA
- a CDS encoding 2-isopropylmalate synthase produces the protein MTRMIRIFDTTLRDGEQSPGASMNIEEKILVARQLARLNVDIIEAGFAFSSPGDFEAIHRIAQEVEGPVICSLARAKPEDIDRAWEALKGAPKCRIHTFLSSSDIHLKHQFRMTRDEALKRAVEMVRHARSYVEDVEYSPMDATRSDLTYLCEVVEAVVEAGAGTVNIPDTVGYTTPEEFGKIIRTLRERVRGMETAIISVHCHNDLGLAVANSMAAIYAGAGQVECTINGIGERAGNASLEEIAMGLRTRTDFYQSDTNIRTEEISKASRLVSNITGMVVQPNKAIVGANAFAHTSGIHQDGLLKDKSTYEIMRPESVGLTQSRLVMGKLSGRHAFREELANLGYTLSDQELQEAFERFKHLADQKKELFEEDLEAIVNKAITKVPERYALKGLHVESGLDQRPTAMVELMMDGRIAKLMGTGDGPVDAVYRTIAALTETKSLLRAYIVKAITGGTDAQGEVSVRVEENSETVTGHGSDTDIILASAQAYLNALNKLADFAERHARAEQKIGLC, from the coding sequence ATGACACGGATGATCCGAATTTTTGATACCACCTTGCGGGATGGAGAGCAGTCTCCTGGCGCGAGCATGAACATCGAAGAAAAAATCCTCGTGGCGAGGCAATTAGCCCGGTTAAATGTAGATATTATCGAAGCCGGTTTTGCGTTTAGTTCTCCTGGTGATTTTGAAGCGATTCATCGTATTGCCCAGGAAGTGGAAGGTCCGGTCATTTGCAGTCTGGCCAGGGCGAAACCGGAAGATATTGACCGGGCTTGGGAGGCACTCAAAGGCGCACCCAAATGCCGAATCCATACGTTTTTGTCTTCTTCGGATATCCATCTGAAACATCAATTTCGCATGACCAGGGACGAAGCCCTTAAGAGGGCAGTGGAAATGGTTCGCCATGCCCGGAGTTATGTTGAGGATGTGGAATATTCGCCCATGGATGCCACCCGTTCCGATTTGACCTATCTCTGTGAGGTGGTGGAAGCCGTAGTGGAGGCTGGAGCGGGAACGGTGAACATTCCGGATACGGTGGGGTATACGACTCCCGAGGAGTTTGGAAAGATTATTCGGACATTAAGAGAGCGAGTCCGGGGGATGGAGACAGCCATTATTTCCGTCCATTGCCATAACGACTTGGGGTTGGCTGTCGCAAATTCCATGGCCGCCATTTATGCGGGAGCGGGCCAGGTGGAATGTACGATCAACGGGATTGGTGAACGAGCCGGCAATGCGTCGTTAGAAGAAATCGCGATGGGACTCCGTACGCGTACCGATTTTTACCAGTCCGATACCAACATCCGCACGGAGGAAATCTCCAAAGCCAGTCGATTGGTCAGTAATATTACTGGAATGGTGGTTCAGCCCAATAAAGCGATTGTGGGTGCCAATGCCTTCGCGCACACGTCCGGTATTCATCAGGACGGATTGCTCAAAGACAAAAGTACTTATGAGATCATGCGACCGGAATCAGTGGGATTAACCCAAAGTCGGTTGGTGATGGGTAAACTGTCTGGTCGGCATGCCTTTCGTGAAGAACTGGCAAATCTGGGGTACACCCTTTCTGATCAGGAATTGCAAGAGGCTTTTGAACGCTTTAAACATCTGGCGGATCAAAAGAAGGAATTATTTGAAGAAGATCTGGAGGCAATCGTCAATAAGGCAATTACCAAAGTTCCTGAGCGCTATGCCTTAAAGGGGTTGCATGTGGAAAGTGGCCTGGATCAGCGCCCGACCGCGATGGTGGAATTGATGATGGATGGGCGAATCGCGAAACTGATGGGTACGGGTGATGGGCCGGTGGATGCGGTGTACCGGACCATTGCGGCCTTGACTGAAACGAAAAGTCTTCTTCGTGCCTATATCGTCAAAGCGATTACTGGGGGTACTGATGCCCAGGGAGAAGTGTCGGTTCGCGTCGAGGAAAATAGTGAAACCGTTACCGGTCACGGATCAGATACGGATATTATTCTTGCTTCTGCACAGGCCTACCTCAATGCGCTCAATAAATTGGCGGATTTCGCGGAACGGCATGCCAGAGCCGAACAAAAAATCGGGTTGTGTTGA
- the leuB gene encoding 3-isopropylmalate dehydrogenase: protein MKKRIAVLPGDGIGPEIMPQAIRVLEAIGQKCGHQFSFTYGQVGGEAIDATGFPLPAETLKLAQSSDAVLLGAVGGPKWEGLEYERRPERALLGLREQLGLFANLRPAKMYSALVGASSLKPEVVSGIDILVVRELTGGIYFGKPKGIEQTATGHRGFNTEVYTTEEIRRIAEVAFQAARKRRGLVHSIDKANVLESSELWRREVIKVHKDFQDVELRHMYVDNCAMQLVRYPKQFDVVVTTNLFGDILSDEAAMLTGSIGMLPSASVGATVGMFEPIHGSAPDIAGKNIANPIGTIASAAMMLCYSFELTKEAEMIETAIQKTLEQGYRTKDIESHGCTLVGTAEMGDHIATQLGH from the coding sequence ATGAAGAAACGGATTGCCGTATTGCCAGGTGATGGAATCGGACCTGAAATCATGCCACAAGCGATTCGGGTGCTCGAGGCCATTGGTCAGAAGTGTGGGCATCAATTTTCCTTTACCTATGGGCAGGTTGGCGGGGAGGCGATTGACGCGACAGGCTTTCCATTGCCGGCCGAGACCCTGAAATTGGCTCAATCGAGTGATGCTGTCCTTCTGGGAGCTGTGGGCGGCCCGAAGTGGGAAGGCCTTGAGTATGAGCGTCGGCCGGAGCGTGCCTTACTCGGGTTGCGAGAGCAGCTTGGGCTTTTTGCTAACCTCCGACCGGCAAAAATGTATTCAGCGTTGGTGGGGGCATCCAGTCTCAAGCCTGAAGTCGTGTCGGGTATTGATATTCTGGTTGTTCGGGAATTGACCGGTGGGATTTATTTTGGCAAACCGAAAGGCATTGAACAAACGGCGACAGGACATCGGGGATTCAATACCGAAGTCTACACGACCGAGGAAATTCGACGGATCGCGGAAGTGGCTTTTCAGGCAGCCCGGAAGCGGCGTGGCCTTGTTCACTCAATCGATAAGGCCAACGTGCTGGAATCGTCCGAGCTCTGGCGGCGAGAAGTGATCAAGGTGCATAAAGATTTTCAAGATGTGGAATTGCGTCACATGTATGTAGATAACTGTGCTATGCAGCTTGTTCGCTATCCCAAGCAATTCGACGTGGTCGTGACGACCAATTTGTTTGGGGATATTTTAAGTGATGAAGCGGCGATGCTGACCGGGTCGATAGGCATGCTTCCTTCTGCCAGCGTTGGAGCGACAGTGGGGATGTTTGAACCTATCCATGGAAGCGCTCCGGATATTGCGGGAAAAAATATCGCCAATCCTATTGGGACCATTGCTTCCGCAGCCATGATGTTGTGCTATTCGTTCGAATTGACGAAAGAAGCCGAGATGATTGAAACGGCTATCCAGAAGACTCTTGAGCAGGGATATCGCACGAAAGATATTGAGAGTCACGGCTGTACGCTGGTTGGAACCGCTGAAATGGGCGATCACATCGCAACGCAGTTAGGACACTAA
- the queA gene encoding tRNA preQ1(34) S-adenosylmethionine ribosyltransferase-isomerase QueA yields the protein MDLSQFNFPFDQTLVAKYPVHPRDHARLLVLSRSTGDITDRQIKDLPNLLRPGDLLVVNDTKVIPARLWAKKVPSGGRVELLFVKEIGTDHAEVLIQGKVGVGQIVECEGSARAQVVEKEPGRSVIHWLGPGALRTWLQSHGEIPLPPYLKRQPVSRDQEDYQTVFAKVEGAIAAPTAGLHFTPQLITQLAEKGIGTATVTLHVGPGTFQPVKATDITRHIMHPEWFEVSEETAERIREVRKRGGRIVAVGTTVARSLESALDDTGELRSCSGETRLFILPGFKFRVIDGLLTNFHFPETTLLMLVSAFAGLEQARKAYVHAVCERYRFYSYGDAMLVLNNGDGSNRE from the coding sequence ATGGATCTTTCCCAATTCAACTTTCCCTTTGACCAGACCCTGGTTGCCAAATATCCGGTTCATCCACGCGATCATGCCAGATTATTGGTGCTGAGCCGGTCTACTGGAGACATAACCGATCGGCAAATCAAAGATCTCCCAAATTTATTACGACCTGGGGATTTGCTCGTGGTGAACGATACCAAAGTCATTCCGGCTCGCCTCTGGGCGAAGAAGGTCCCAAGTGGGGGCCGGGTGGAATTGCTGTTTGTCAAAGAAATCGGTACAGATCATGCGGAAGTCCTCATTCAGGGAAAAGTTGGGGTCGGACAGATTGTGGAATGTGAGGGGTCTGCCCGTGCGCAGGTCGTGGAAAAAGAGCCTGGTCGATCGGTCATTCATTGGCTTGGCCCGGGTGCATTGCGGACATGGTTACAGTCCCATGGGGAAATCCCCCTTCCTCCGTACTTGAAACGCCAACCGGTTTCACGTGATCAAGAGGATTATCAAACCGTCTTTGCCAAAGTAGAAGGGGCTATTGCCGCCCCAACCGCCGGATTGCATTTTACGCCACAATTGATCACGCAACTGGCAGAGAAGGGAATCGGGACGGCCACGGTTACCCTGCATGTTGGACCTGGAACTTTTCAACCGGTCAAGGCAACGGACATCACCCGCCACATTATGCATCCGGAATGGTTCGAGGTATCAGAAGAGACCGCTGAGAGGATTCGTGAGGTTCGGAAGCGAGGCGGGAGAATTGTCGCTGTCGGGACGACCGTGGCGCGAAGTCTTGAGTCAGCTCTAGATGACACAGGCGAGCTCAGGTCCTGTTCAGGAGAGACCCGCCTCTTTATCCTGCCGGGATTCAAGTTCCGGGTCATTGATGGGCTCCTGACTAATTTTCATTTTCCCGAAACGACTCTCTTGATGTTAGTTTCAGCGTTTGCGGGATTAGAGCAGGCCAGGAAGGCATATGTCCATGCGGTGTGTGAGCGCTATCGGTTTTATAGCTATGGGGATGCGATGCTTGTTTTGAATAATGGCGATGGTAGCAATAGGGAATAA
- a CDS encoding aspartate-semialdehyde dehydrogenase translates to MIKKKSAYTVAVVGATGAVGTEMIQVLEEREFPVEELVPLASARSEGNEVMFRGQTLPVKVLEHNSFEGVDVALFSAGAGVSTEFGPIAVKAGAVVVDNSSAWRMDPNVPLVVPEVNVDALSGHQGLIANPNCSTIQMVVALKPLHDAVQIKRIIVTTFQSVSGTGKDAMEELIDQSRQLLSFGEAKVSVYPHQIAFNCLPHIDDFLPNGYTKEEMKMVNETRKILGESLLPITATTVRVPVFICHAESVNIETEQKLSANDARAILSAAPGIQVYDDPSRNLYPLPIDVVGTDAVFVGRVREDESVTHGLNLWIVADNLRKGAALNAVQIAEELIR, encoded by the coding sequence ATGATAAAGAAAAAATCGGCCTATACGGTCGCTGTGGTGGGAGCAACCGGTGCCGTTGGTACGGAAATGATCCAGGTCCTGGAAGAACGGGAGTTTCCTGTCGAGGAGTTAGTCCCGCTGGCCTCGGCGCGTTCCGAAGGCAATGAGGTGATGTTTCGGGGGCAGACCCTTCCTGTCAAGGTGCTGGAGCACAACTCGTTCGAGGGTGTGGATGTGGCCTTGTTTTCGGCAGGAGCCGGTGTTAGCACAGAATTCGGTCCGATAGCTGTCAAAGCTGGAGCCGTCGTGGTGGACAATAGTTCCGCATGGAGGATGGACCCCAACGTACCACTCGTGGTGCCTGAGGTGAATGTCGATGCTCTTTCGGGACATCAGGGGCTGATTGCCAATCCCAATTGTTCCACCATTCAAATGGTCGTGGCTTTGAAGCCGCTGCATGATGCAGTCCAAATCAAACGGATCATTGTCACGACATTTCAATCCGTGTCCGGAACCGGCAAGGATGCGATGGAAGAATTGATTGATCAGTCCCGGCAACTACTCAGTTTTGGAGAAGCCAAAGTGTCGGTCTATCCGCATCAAATTGCCTTTAATTGTTTGCCACATATTGATGATTTTTTACCGAATGGGTACACCAAAGAAGAAATGAAAATGGTCAACGAGACCCGGAAAATTTTGGGTGAATCATTGTTGCCGATTACGGCAACGACGGTCAGGGTCCCGGTCTTTATCTGCCATGCAGAATCCGTGAATATTGAAACTGAGCAAAAGCTGAGCGCCAATGACGCACGAGCTATACTGTCTGCCGCTCCGGGCATTCAGGTCTACGATGATCCCAGTCGCAATTTGTATCCTCTGCCGATCGATGTGGTGGGAACTGATGCGGTATTTGTGGGGAGGGTAAGGGAAGATGAATCGGTGACTCATGGATTAAATCTGTGGATTGTGGCGGATAATTTGCGAAAAGGTGCCGCGCTCAACGCCGTACAAATCGCCGAAGAACTTATCCGGTAA
- a CDS encoding DUF2905 domain-containing protein: protein MMSGVGKALMLLGTILLVLGGIFWVLGKWSDSEGGLGWLGRLPGDFIIKRDHVTFYFPLATSLILSVVGSVIFYLFFRR from the coding sequence ATGATGAGTGGAGTGGGAAAAGCCCTGATGCTGTTGGGGACTATCCTCCTGGTGCTGGGGGGAATATTTTGGGTCTTGGGTAAATGGTCCGATAGTGAGGGGGGGCTGGGCTGGCTTGGCCGGTTACCCGGCGATTTTATCATCAAGCGGGATCATGTGACCTTTTACTTTCCTCTTGCGACCAGTCTCATTCTCAGTGTGGTCGGAAGTGTGATCTTTTATCTTTTCTTCCGGCGGTAG